The Agromyces atrinae genome window below encodes:
- a CDS encoding cell wall-binding repeat-containing protein → MSRLVKSLALGPALAVVIALVGGSAVAAEEVDSGASEASLAVSGQLLVLPVETPHAVVSADDALAALDTPAEHSYDYSLVLDDGRVLAIEGDTLADSSTGDRFEGVVAVPDEVAATVEGVELDALMTPDSIEGTTTIDTALPLDVAFAVESATLEPGPGLDGAPAPIDPASEFEAQALVAPRAHRLDVVVATGGQTVSDSDVNRIVANLQEFWVAETAGQISSISRTTSVKRMASSCDALDSWQRGAALFGRDFMSYPTGGSTPTHLLVIDTGCGGGGSGLGSFTQNIHAGGVMWASVQPGIDRQVTLHEFGHNIGLDHSNSQDCRTSSAVDDPAVCTPTEYGDLYDVMGYGFYITDGGGGILTSTEVPAALNVTHRTTLGTLAPGRGLQRIGFPAGATGPVTTTVNLEAASATAGTRGLQVFDPLTGAAYYVEYRSGTGRDATSFYRTVNNYVSLPEFGTGVRVLRIPAATPSGQSNATSLALRTRGTDESSRRFFVAAGERIVPSPGIRIDVKSTGATASVAVTLSGLVAKTQRLAGADRYATAVTISKHGFPSTAPVVYLATGTNYPDALAAAPAAAVEGGPLLLTESNRLTPVIRAEIERLKPSKVVIVGGSGAVSAAVEKSVKQTLAALGGPRSVKRIAGTDRYDTGRQLVDYAFGSRAVDKAYVATGANFPDALSAAASAGGRAAPVVLVNGAAALDGPTRTLLAELAPSKISIVGGTGAVSKRIETDLTGRGYAVQRLEGADRYATSARINAVDFPGSVPRVYFATGTGFADALAGAAVAAASKSPLYVVLPTCVPQSVRGALATGSTRDVFLIGGPGALSPAVEKLTRC, encoded by the coding sequence GTGTCCAGACTTGTGAAATCGCTTGCGCTCGGGCCGGCCCTCGCCGTCGTGATCGCCCTCGTCGGAGGTTCGGCCGTCGCCGCCGAAGAGGTCGACTCCGGAGCGAGCGAGGCGAGCCTCGCCGTCTCCGGCCAGCTCCTCGTGCTGCCCGTCGAGACTCCGCACGCCGTCGTCTCAGCGGATGACGCGCTCGCCGCACTCGACACTCCCGCCGAGCACTCCTACGACTACTCGCTCGTGCTCGACGACGGCCGCGTCCTCGCGATCGAAGGCGACACCCTCGCCGACTCGAGCACGGGCGACCGCTTCGAGGGCGTCGTCGCGGTGCCCGACGAGGTCGCTGCCACCGTCGAGGGAGTCGAACTCGACGCCCTCATGACGCCCGACTCGATCGAGGGCACGACGACCATCGACACCGCCCTGCCTCTCGACGTCGCATTCGCGGTCGAGTCGGCGACTCTCGAGCCGGGCCCCGGCCTCGACGGCGCCCCGGCACCCATCGACCCGGCATCCGAGTTCGAGGCTCAGGCGCTCGTCGCGCCGCGCGCCCACCGACTCGACGTCGTCGTCGCCACGGGCGGTCAGACGGTGAGCGACTCGGACGTGAACCGCATCGTCGCGAACCTGCAGGAGTTCTGGGTCGCCGAGACCGCGGGCCAGATCTCGTCGATCTCGCGCACGACGTCGGTCAAGCGCATGGCATCGTCGTGCGACGCCCTCGACTCGTGGCAGCGCGGTGCGGCCCTCTTCGGCCGCGACTTCATGTCGTACCCGACGGGCGGATCGACGCCGACGCACCTTCTCGTGATCGACACCGGCTGCGGCGGCGGCGGAAGCGGACTCGGTTCGTTCACCCAGAACATCCACGCGGGCGGCGTCATGTGGGCGAGCGTGCAGCCCGGCATCGACCGCCAGGTGACCCTGCACGAGTTCGGCCACAACATCGGCCTCGACCACTCGAACTCGCAGGACTGCCGCACCTCGTCGGCCGTCGACGACCCCGCCGTCTGCACCCCGACCGAGTACGGCGACCTCTACGACGTCATGGGATACGGCTTCTACATCACCGATGGGGGCGGCGGCATCCTGACCTCGACCGAGGTCCCCGCGGCACTCAACGTGACGCACCGCACGACCCTCGGCACACTCGCTCCCGGGCGTGGTCTGCAGCGGATCGGCTTCCCCGCGGGAGCGACGGGCCCGGTCACGACGACCGTGAACCTCGAAGCGGCCTCGGCCACCGCGGGCACGCGAGGCCTGCAGGTGTTCGACCCGCTGACGGGAGCGGCGTACTACGTCGAGTACCGATCGGGCACCGGACGAGACGCGACGTCGTTCTACCGCACCGTGAACAACTACGTCTCCCTCCCCGAGTTCGGCACCGGCGTGCGCGTGCTGCGCATCCCCGCTGCGACGCCGTCTGGGCAGTCGAACGCCACGTCCCTCGCGCTCCGCACCCGCGGCACCGATGAGTCGAGCCGTCGGTTCTTCGTCGCCGCGGGCGAGCGCATCGTGCCCTCCCCCGGCATCCGCATCGACGTGAAGTCGACGGGCGCGACGGCCTCGGTCGCGGTCACGCTCTCGGGTCTCGTCGCGAAGACGCAGCGCCTCGCAGGTGCCGACCGGTACGCGACCGCGGTCACGATCTCGAAGCACGGCTTCCCGAGCACGGCGCCCGTCGTCTACCTCGCCACGGGCACCAACTACCCCGACGCGCTCGCGGCCGCACCCGCTGCAGCGGTCGAGGGCGGGCCCCTGCTGCTCACCGAGTCGAATCGCCTCACCCCCGTCATCCGTGCCGAGATCGAGCGCCTGAAGCCCTCGAAGGTCGTCATCGTCGGAGGTTCGGGCGCGGTCTCGGCGGCCGTCGAGAAGAGCGTGAAGCAGACTCTCGCGGCGCTCGGCGGCCCGCGCTCGGTCAAGCGCATCGCCGGCACCGACCGTTACGACACCGGCCGTCAGCTCGTGGACTACGCGTTCGGCTCCCGCGCGGTCGACAAGGCCTACGTCGCGACGGGCGCCAACTTCCCCGATGCGCTCTCCGCCGCGGCATCCGCCGGCGGTCGCGCCGCCCCCGTCGTGCTCGTGAACGGAGCCGCCGCCCTCGACGGCCCGACCCGCACCCTGCTCGCGGAGCTCGCACCGTCGAAGATCTCGATCGTCGGCGGCACGGGTGCCGTGTCGAAGCGGATCGAGACCGACCTCACGGGCCGCGGCTACGCCGTGCAGCGTCTCGAGGGCGCCGACCGGTACGCGACGAGCGCACGCATCAACGCCGTCGACTTCCCCGGCTCGGTGCCGCGCGTGTACTTCGCGACCGGCACCGGTTTCGCTGACGCCCTCGCGGGAGCCGCCGTCGCCGCAGCCTCGAAGTCGCCGCTCTACGTGGTACTGCCGACGTGCGTTCCGCAGTCGGTGCGCGGAGCGCTCGCGACGGGATCGACGCGCGACGTGTTCCTCATCGGCGGGCCGGGCGCACTCAGCCCCGCGGTGGAGAAGCTGACCCGCTGCTGA
- a CDS encoding ExeM/NucH family extracellular endonuclease, which produces MALATAGALAGGLFATVPAYAADVTHTIAEVQGTGAATPLAGQTVTVDGVLTGDYRTGGYRGITIQTEGSGGVDAGDGASDGVFVFLGNAAAPGETGDLVRVTGRAEEFNGQTQINVGATGGTVELITAAVGLPEATPLPDSVIGADREQFESMLVSPEGTYRVVSSHTLFSFGELWLTAGETLPVKNTEQVQPGEEAQAIAAANRAARLLLDDGWSTRVDNAAHPNDQPYFTADTVVRNGDTVVFPETPYVLGWGFNEWRLQPTEPIDSESPAELKPTFESTNPRPETAPEVGGDVQIGAFNVFNYFTTLTQDNSQARGAATPEQFAIQKSKIVAAITGLDADIVALQEIENSVKLGLAPDTALADLVAGLNEAAGADVWSYVATPAALHDAAITDFITNAIIYRNDVVTPVGDSLTTVDETVWDIAREPIAQAFELSTGKVLSVVANHFKSKSPPSPNPGEPADGQGHFTAERVEQAQALLAFTDEVTAAAGSDDVYLIGDFNSYAQEDPIDVFTEAGWTDLVPAKAPGQYTYTFDGELGSLDHVIASPSAAATVTGVGVWNINSPEWSDRGYAYGATNPGDPFRSSDHDPVLVGVSSEVVPVDIDIVTINDFHGRIEPDGASAGAAVLAGAVQQVRAENPNTIFAAAGDLIGASTFTSFIQDDNPTIDALNAAGLDVSAAGNHEFDQGWADLRDRVQDRADFEYISSNVFLKDSDEHALAPYYTETLDGVTVGFIGAVTEELESLVSPAGIADLEVRDVVDSVNAVAADLTDGDDSNGEADVLVLLVHEGAATTAIGSVTDNSVFGQIVQGVDPGIAAIVSAHTHLAYNHVVGDTLVVSAGQYGQYFGQMKLSVDPVTKELLSITNELKPLVTVNPAPAPPTPLYPAVPEVQAIVDEAKAVADVLGAEKVGDITGDFNRALQPGTDSQGNPTLVENRGAESTLGNFVADVQLWAANQDREVDIAFMNPGGLRADLPFASRGANDPDGNVTYREAANVQPFANTLFTLTLTGEQVKKVLEEQWQPAGASRPFLKLGVNSELEYTYDPTAAAGARITSITLAGEPLDPAASYDVVANSFLAAGGDNFTTLGQGTNRADSGKIDLQSMVDYFAANGSASPDYAQRAVGVVISPPSGEAYAAGETVTLDLSSLDFSTTEPAAGEVTVSLGDTVLGTAPVDRTPVPTTDEGGRASVEITIPTGVSGPQVLEVAVAATGTSVSVPIVVAEEQPPQQPISTVTLGAPSKFLVKSGSSLSYTAYVIALGEGNAVGTLTVYDGSKAVGTAELTGDSNRATVKISGLSRGLHLLSARYVGTEPYTDSRSIPLPVLAW; this is translated from the coding sequence ATGGCCCTCGCCACAGCGGGAGCGCTCGCCGGAGGGCTGTTCGCCACAGTTCCGGCGTACGCCGCCGATGTGACGCACACGATCGCCGAAGTGCAGGGCACCGGCGCCGCGACCCCGCTCGCCGGGCAGACCGTCACCGTCGACGGCGTGCTCACGGGCGACTACCGAACGGGCGGGTACCGCGGCATCACGATCCAGACCGAGGGATCGGGCGGGGTGGATGCCGGTGACGGCGCTTCCGACGGCGTCTTCGTCTTCCTCGGCAACGCTGCGGCTCCCGGTGAGACGGGTGACCTCGTGCGGGTCACCGGTCGCGCCGAGGAGTTCAACGGCCAGACCCAGATCAACGTCGGTGCGACGGGCGGCACGGTCGAACTCATCACGGCCGCCGTCGGTCTTCCCGAGGCGACGCCGCTGCCCGACTCGGTCATCGGTGCCGACCGCGAGCAGTTCGAGTCGATGCTCGTCTCGCCCGAGGGCACCTACCGTGTGGTCTCGAGCCACACCCTCTTCAGCTTCGGCGAGCTGTGGCTCACCGCCGGCGAGACCCTGCCCGTGAAGAACACCGAGCAGGTGCAGCCGGGCGAGGAGGCTCAGGCGATCGCCGCAGCCAACCGCGCCGCGCGACTCCTGCTCGACGACGGCTGGTCGACGCGCGTCGACAACGCCGCACACCCCAACGACCAGCCGTACTTCACGGCCGACACCGTCGTTCGGAACGGTGACACCGTCGTGTTCCCCGAGACGCCGTACGTGCTCGGCTGGGGCTTCAACGAGTGGCGCCTCCAGCCCACCGAGCCCATCGACAGCGAGAGCCCCGCCGAACTGAAGCCGACGTTCGAGTCGACGAACCCGCGCCCCGAGACGGCCCCCGAGGTCGGCGGCGACGTGCAGATCGGCGCATTCAACGTCTTCAACTACTTCACGACCCTGACGCAGGACAACTCGCAGGCGCGCGGTGCAGCGACGCCCGAGCAGTTCGCGATCCAGAAGTCGAAGATCGTCGCCGCCATCACGGGCCTCGACGCCGACATCGTCGCACTGCAGGAGATCGAGAACTCGGTGAAGCTCGGGCTCGCACCCGACACCGCGCTCGCCGACCTCGTCGCGGGTCTCAACGAGGCCGCCGGCGCCGATGTCTGGAGCTACGTCGCGACCCCGGCCGCACTCCACGACGCCGCGATCACCGACTTCATCACGAACGCCATCATCTACCGCAACGACGTCGTGACCCCCGTCGGCGACAGCCTGACGACGGTCGACGAGACCGTGTGGGACATCGCTCGCGAGCCCATCGCGCAGGCCTTCGAACTGTCGACCGGCAAGGTGCTGAGCGTCGTCGCCAACCACTTCAAGTCGAAGAGCCCGCCCTCGCCGAACCCCGGTGAGCCGGCCGACGGCCAGGGCCACTTCACCGCCGAGCGCGTCGAGCAGGCGCAGGCCCTCCTCGCCTTCACCGACGAGGTCACCGCGGCCGCCGGCAGCGACGACGTGTACCTCATCGGCGACTTCAACTCGTACGCCCAGGAAGACCCGATCGACGTCTTCACCGAGGCCGGCTGGACCGACCTCGTGCCGGCGAAGGCTCCCGGCCAGTACACCTACACGTTCGACGGCGAGCTCGGTTCGCTCGACCACGTCATCGCGAGCCCCTCGGCCGCGGCGACCGTGACCGGTGTCGGTGTCTGGAACATCAACTCGCCCGAGTGGAGCGACCGGGGCTACGCCTACGGTGCGACCAACCCGGGTGACCCGTTCCGCTCGAGCGACCACGATCCCGTGCTCGTCGGCGTCTCCTCCGAGGTCGTGCCCGTCGACATCGACATCGTCACGATCAACGACTTCCACGGTCGTATCGAACCCGACGGCGCATCGGCCGGAGCAGCCGTGCTCGCCGGTGCCGTGCAGCAGGTGCGCGCCGAGAACCCGAACACGATCTTCGCCGCAGCGGGCGACCTCATCGGAGCCTCGACGTTCACGTCCTTCATCCAAGACGACAACCCCACGATCGACGCGCTCAACGCCGCCGGCCTCGACGTGAGCGCCGCCGGAAACCACGAATTCGACCAGGGCTGGGCCGATCTCCGCGATCGCGTGCAGGACCGCGCCGACTTCGAGTACATCTCGTCGAACGTCTTCCTGAAAGACAGTGACGAGCACGCCCTCGCGCCGTACTACACCGAGACCCTCGACGGCGTGACCGTCGGATTCATCGGTGCGGTCACCGAAGAGCTCGAGTCGCTCGTGAGCCCGGCGGGTATCGCCGACCTCGAGGTGCGCGACGTCGTCGACTCGGTCAACGCCGTCGCCGCCGACCTCACCGACGGTGACGACTCGAACGGCGAGGCCGACGTGCTCGTGCTCCTCGTGCACGAGGGTGCGGCGACGACCGCCATCGGCAGCGTCACCGACAACTCGGTGTTCGGTCAGATCGTGCAGGGAGTCGACCCCGGCATCGCCGCGATCGTCTCGGCGCACACCCACCTGGCCTACAACCACGTCGTCGGCGACACGCTCGTCGTCTCGGCGGGCCAGTACGGTCAGTACTTCGGTCAGATGAAGCTCTCGGTCGACCCCGTGACGAAGGAGCTCCTCTCCATCACGAACGAACTGAAGCCGCTCGTCACGGTCAACCCGGCTCCGGCTCCGCCGACACCGCTCTACCCGGCTGTGCCCGAGGTGCAGGCGATCGTCGACGAGGCGAAGGCCGTGGCCGACGTGCTCGGTGCCGAGAAGGTCGGCGACATCACGGGTGACTTCAACCGTGCACTGCAGCCCGGCACCGACTCGCAGGGCAACCCGACGCTCGTCGAGAACCGCGGTGCGGAGTCGACGCTCGGCAACTTCGTCGCCGACGTCCAGCTGTGGGCCGCGAACCAGGACCGCGAGGTCGACATCGCCTTCATGAACCCGGGCGGCCTGCGCGCCGATCTGCCGTTCGCGTCGCGCGGTGCCAATGACCCCGACGGCAACGTCACCTACCGCGAGGCGGCCAACGTGCAGCCCTTCGCCAACACCCTCTTCACGCTCACCCTCACCGGCGAGCAGGTCAAGAAGGTGCTCGAAGAGCAGTGGCAGCCCGCGGGTGCGTCGCGGCCGTTCCTCAAGCTCGGTGTGAACTCCGAGCTCGAGTACACGTACGACCCGACGGCCGCGGCCGGAGCGCGCATCACGAGCATCACGCTCGCGGGCGAGCCCCTCGACCCTGCGGCGAGCTACGACGTCGTCGCGAACTCGTTCCTCGCCGCCGGCGGTGACAACTTCACGACGCTCGGCCAGGGCACGAACCGCGCCGACTCGGGCAAGATCGACCTGCAGTCGATGGTCGACTACTTCGCCGCGAACGGCTCGGCGAGCCCCGACTACGCGCAGCGTGCCGTCGGCGTCGTCATCTCGCCGCCCTCCGGTGAGGCGTACGCCGCAGGCGAGACGGTCACCCTCGACCTGTCGTCGCTCGACTTCTCGACGACCGAACCCGCCGCGGGCGAAGTGACGGTCTCGCTCGGCGACACCGTGCTCGGCACGGCGCCGGTCGATCGCACTCCGGTGCCGACGACCGATGAGGGAGGTCGCGCGAGCGTCGAGATCACCATCCCGACGGGAGTCAGCGGCCCGCAGGTGCTCGAGGTCGCCGTCGCTGCGACGGGAACCTCCGTCTCGGTGCCGATCGTCGTGGCCGAGGAGCAGCCGCCGCAGCAGCCCATCTCGACGGTGACCCTCGGTGCTCCGAGCAAGTTCCTCGTCAAGTCGGGTTCGTCGCTCTCGTACACGGCGTACGTGATCGCACTCGGTGAGGGCAACGCCGTCGGCACGCTCACCGTCTACGACGGCTCGAAGGCCGTCGGCACCGCCGAGCTCACCGGTGACTCGAACCGCGCGACAGTGAAGATCTCGGGACTCTCCCGCGGCCTGCACCTGCTCTCGGCACGATACGTCGGCACGGAGCCCTACACCGACTCGCGGTCGATCCCGCTTCCGGTCCTCGCCTGGTAG
- a CDS encoding DEAD/DEAH box helicase has translation MPRPYDPDAAYDAFVEWSASRGLTLYPAQDEAIIEIVSGNNVILSTPTGTGKSLVAIAAHAASVARSGGRTYYTAPIKALVSEKFFALADIFGAEAVGMVTGDSSVNPDAPIICCTAEILANLALRHGADADVDQVVMDEFHYYADPDRGWAWQVPLLLLNRAQFILMSATLGDVTAIADDLTRRTGRDTARVTGVDRPVPLHFSYATTPVHETVEELLETKQSPIYVVHFSQAQAMERAQALSSIRIVSREQRDEIAEAIGGFRFTTAFGKTLSRLVRSGIGVHHAGMLPRYRRLVETLAQRGLLRVICGTDTLGVGINVPIRSVLLAQLSKYDGQRQRQLSAREFHQIAGRAGRAGYDTAGTVVALAPEHEIENAASVRKAGDDPKKLKKVVRKKAPDGFVNWSAASFEKLIAAEPEPLQPRMQLTAAMMINVIGRGGDVFGNVRSLVFDNHESRARQYELARRALGIFRTLVAAGVVEIWTSNVADSVEIDRSDGDSRREWRFSADTTIRLTVDLQPNFALNQPLSPFALAAIEILDPDDETPRGATPDDAGIATGHYALDVVSVIESTLDDPRPILSQQQYRARGEAVAAMKRDGVEYEERMEALEGVTHPKPLDDLLRQTFEVFASSQPWVRDFELSPKSVVRDMFERAMSFGEYVSFYQLARSEGLVLRYLSDAFRAIRQTVPDDAKTEELKDVIEWLGEVVRQVDSSLVDEWSELVNPTAEGEIVVPPAPPSVVANRRAFTVLVRNELFRRVQLAALERDEELAELDPDVGWPAVLDAYYGEHDEILTGPAARSPRMIEIDENAGPGLWRATQIISDPEGDLDWRIHAEIDLDASTDEGAAVVRITGAGRL, from the coding sequence ATGCCGCGCCCGTACGACCCGGATGCCGCATACGACGCTTTCGTCGAGTGGAGCGCATCGCGCGGTCTCACCCTCTATCCCGCGCAGGACGAAGCGATCATCGAGATCGTCTCGGGCAACAACGTCATCCTCTCGACCCCCACCGGAACGGGTAAGTCGCTCGTCGCGATCGCGGCGCACGCGGCATCCGTCGCCCGCTCGGGAGGCCGCACCTACTACACGGCCCCCATCAAGGCGCTCGTGAGCGAGAAGTTCTTCGCGCTCGCCGACATCTTCGGCGCCGAAGCCGTCGGTATGGTGACGGGCGATTCGTCGGTCAACCCCGACGCCCCGATCATCTGCTGCACGGCCGAGATCCTCGCGAATCTCGCCCTCCGACACGGCGCCGATGCGGATGTTGACCAGGTCGTCATGGACGAGTTCCACTACTACGCCGACCCGGATCGCGGGTGGGCGTGGCAGGTCCCCCTCCTGCTGCTGAACCGCGCGCAGTTCATCCTCATGTCGGCGACGCTCGGCGACGTCACAGCGATCGCCGACGACCTCACGCGTCGCACGGGCCGCGACACCGCGCGCGTCACGGGAGTCGACCGCCCTGTGCCCCTGCACTTCTCGTACGCGACGACGCCCGTGCACGAGACCGTCGAGGAGCTGCTCGAGACGAAGCAGTCGCCCATCTACGTCGTGCACTTCTCGCAGGCTCAGGCGATGGAGCGGGCGCAGGCGCTCTCGTCGATCCGCATCGTCAGCCGTGAGCAGCGCGACGAGATCGCCGAGGCGATCGGGGGCTTCCGCTTCACGACGGCCTTCGGCAAGACCCTCTCGCGGCTCGTGCGCTCCGGCATCGGCGTGCACCACGCGGGCATGCTGCCGCGCTACCGGCGCCTCGTCGAGACGCTCGCGCAGCGCGGGCTCCTGCGCGTCATCTGCGGCACCGACACGCTCGGCGTCGGCATCAACGTGCCGATCCGCTCGGTGCTGCTCGCGCAGCTCTCGAAGTACGACGGTCAGCGTCAGCGGCAGCTCTCGGCGCGCGAGTTCCACCAGATCGCGGGTCGCGCGGGGCGTGCAGGGTACGACACCGCCGGCACGGTCGTGGCCCTCGCCCCCGAGCACGAGATCGAGAACGCGGCATCCGTCCGGAAGGCCGGCGACGACCCGAAGAAGCTCAAGAAGGTGGTGCGCAAGAAGGCGCCCGACGGCTTCGTGAACTGGAGCGCGGCGTCGTTCGAGAAGCTCATCGCGGCCGAGCCCGAGCCGCTGCAGCCGCGCATGCAGCTGACCGCGGCGATGATGATCAACGTCATCGGTCGCGGCGGAGACGTGTTCGGCAACGTACGCTCCCTCGTCTTCGACAACCACGAGAGCCGCGCGCGTCAGTACGAGCTCGCGCGTCGTGCGCTCGGCATCTTCCGCACGCTCGTCGCCGCGGGCGTCGTCGAGATCTGGACGTCGAATGTCGCCGATTCTGTCGAGATCGACCGTTCTGACGGCGATTCTCGACGCGAATGGCGATTCTCGGCAGACACCACGATCCGCCTCACGGTCGACCTGCAGCCGAACTTCGCGCTCAACCAGCCCCTGTCGCCCTTCGCGCTCGCGGCGATCGAGATCCTCGACCCCGACGACGAGACGCCCCGAGGGGCGACGCCGGATGACGCGGGCATCGCCACCGGCCATTACGCGCTCGACGTCGTGAGCGTCATCGAATCCACCCTCGACGACCCGCGCCCGATCCTCTCGCAGCAGCAGTACCGGGCCCGCGGCGAGGCCGTCGCGGCGATGAAGCGCGACGGCGTCGAGTACGAGGAGCGCATGGAGGCGCTCGAGGGCGTCACGCACCCGAAGCCGCTCGACGACCTGCTGCGGCAGACGTTCGAGGTCTTCGCGTCGTCGCAGCCGTGGGTGCGCGACTTCGAGCTATCGCCGAAGTCGGTCGTGCGCGACATGTTCGAGCGGGCGATGTCGTTCGGTGAGTACGTCTCCTTCTACCAGCTGGCGCGCAGCGAAGGACTCGTGCTGCGCTACCTGAGCGACGCCTTCCGCGCGATTCGGCAGACGGTTCCGGATGACGCGAAGACCGAAGAACTCAAAGATGTCATCGAGTGGCTCGGTGAGGTCGTGCGCCAGGTCGACTCGAGCCTCGTCGACGAGTGGTCGGAACTCGTGAACCCCACGGCGGAGGGCGAGATCGTCGTGCCTCCTGCCCCGCCGAGCGTCGTCGCGAACCGCCGCGCCTTCACCGTCCTCGTGCGGAACGAGCTCTTCCGTCGCGTGCAGCTCGCCGCCCTCGAGCGCGATGAGGAGCTCGCCGAACTCGACCCCGATGTGGGTTGGCCGGCGGTGCTCGACGCGTACTACGGCGAGCACGACGAGATCCTCACCGGGCCCGCCGCGCGCTCGCCGCGCATGATCGAGATCGACGAGAACGCGGGGCCCGGGCTCTGGCGTGCGACGCAGATCATCAGCGACCCCGAGGGTGATCTCGACTGGCGCATCCACGCCGAGATCGACCTCGACGCGTCGACCGATGAGGGCGCCGCGGTCGTGCGCATCACGGGTGCCGGGCGGCTCTGA
- a CDS encoding helix-turn-helix domain-containing protein, whose product MSDLIRSARRRAGLTGTELADRLGVSVAAVSQMERSERDGRIQIHTLERALDAMGERLQLAAKPQSPLDAYAPESVTRELNKALDSRDTAFALRLLTRAASVVRENAQSFEQAELEYRPSELADRRWEQLFRALYGDALPAERRPTWALPERLDRRWYVSQFEPLRERAKESTPQRLRELNIFIDERSLTRA is encoded by the coding sequence ATGTCCGATCTGATCCGCTCCGCACGTCGACGCGCTGGCCTCACGGGCACTGAGCTCGCTGACCGCCTCGGTGTGAGCGTCGCTGCCGTCTCTCAGATGGAGAGGTCGGAGCGCGACGGTCGCATTCAGATTCACACCCTCGAGCGAGCGCTCGATGCCATGGGCGAGCGACTGCAGCTCGCCGCCAAACCGCAGTCGCCACTCGACGCCTACGCACCAGAATCCGTCACGAGAGAGTTGAACAAGGCGCTTGATAGCAGAGACACCGCGTTCGCTCTGCGGCTGCTCACGCGAGCGGCATCGGTCGTTCGGGAGAATGCGCAGAGCTTCGAGCAGGCCGAATTGGAGTATCGACCCTCCGAGCTTGCTGACCGACGATGGGAACAACTCTTCCGGGCGCTCTACGGTGATGCGCTTCCGGCGGAGCGTCGGCCGACGTGGGCCCTCCCCGAGAGACTTGATCGCCGCTGGTATGTATCCCAGTTCGAGCCATTGCGTGAGAGGGCGAAGGAGTCCACGCCCCAACGCCTCCGCGAGCTCAATATCTTCATCGATGAGCGATCGCTGACGCGAGCATGA
- a CDS encoding YcnI family copper-binding membrane protein has translation MKLRTPALAVSALGAGALLALAAPLAASAHVTVTPNSTAAGSYAVLTFAYGHGCEGSPTTALTIDIPEGINSVTPGLNSNYTIEKIADGDRTSQVVYTAVTPIADGFRDTVDIQVQLPEDAAGETLAFPVLQSCETGETNWSDPDQSADAPAPIIEVTEATGDGHGHSASTDEHAEGDEHAETEEAAATTTASSDDTVARILGAGGLVVGAVGIILAITARRSRKDA, from the coding sequence ATGAAGCTCCGTACCCCCGCCCTCGCCGTCTCCGCTCTCGGCGCCGGCGCCCTCCTCGCCCTCGCCGCGCCGCTCGCCGCGAGCGCTCATGTCACCGTCACGCCGAACAGCACGGCGGCCGGCAGCTACGCCGTGCTCACGTTCGCCTACGGCCACGGCTGCGAAGGCTCGCCGACGACGGCCCTGACGATCGACATCCCCGAGGGCATCAACAGTGTCACCCCGGGCCTCAACTCGAACTACACGATCGAGAAGATCGCCGACGGCGACCGTACCTCGCAGGTCGTCTACACCGCGGTCACGCCGATCGCCGACGGCTTCCGCGACACCGTCGACATCCAGGTGCAGCTGCCCGAAGATGCCGCGGGCGAGACGCTCGCCTTCCCGGTGCTGCAGTCGTGCGAGACGGGCGAGACCAACTGGAGCGACCCCGACCAGTCGGCCGACGCTCCCGCCCCGATCATCGAGGTGACCGAGGCGACGGGTGACGGCCACGGCCACAGCGCGTCGACCGACGAGCACGCCGAGGGTGACGAGCACGCCGAGACCGAAGAGGCCGCCGCCACGACGACCGCGTCGAGCGACGACACCGTCGCGCGCATCCTCGGTGCGGGTGGTCTCGTCGTCGGTGCCGTCGGCATCATCCTCGCGATCACGGCGCGCCGCTCCCGCAAGGACGCGTAA
- a CDS encoding copper resistance CopC family protein has translation MRVIRVAGVFAASALLIGLSAMPASAHNYVVGSSPEQGAVVTTQPGFVSLTTNDALIEGGVTVMEVTGPDGLYYGDGCATIDGPTVSMDAELGAAGEYTVAWQVVSTDGHPISDEFTFDWQPAEGETLAEGVESAPTCADGTDPQAGDAAEAEGETDAPAADAGIDSGVLWIGGAVLFAALAALITWLLVRRRP, from the coding sequence ATGCGCGTCATCCGGGTCGCCGGTGTGTTCGCGGCATCCGCCCTGCTCATCGGCCTGTCGGCGATGCCGGCATCAGCGCACAACTACGTCGTCGGGTCGTCGCCCGAGCAGGGCGCGGTCGTCACGACGCAGCCGGGGTTCGTGTCGCTCACGACCAACGACGCTCTCATCGAGGGCGGCGTGACGGTCATGGAGGTCACCGGGCCCGACGGCCTGTACTACGGTGACGGCTGCGCGACGATCGACGGACCGACGGTGTCGATGGACGCCGAGCTCGGCGCGGCCGGCGAGTACACGGTCGCGTGGCAGGTCGTCTCGACCGATGGACACCCGATCTCGGATGAGTTCACGTTCGACTGGCAGCCGGCAGAGGGCGAGACTCTCGCCGAGGGCGTCGAGTCGGCGCCGACGTGCGCCGACGGCACCGACCCGCAAGCCGGAGACGCCGCCGAGGCCGAGGGCGAGACCGACGCGCCCGCAGCGGACGCCGGCATCGACTCGGGTGTGCTGTGGATCGGTGGTGCGGTGCTGTTCGCCGCGCTCGCCGCTCTCATCACCTGGCTGCTCGTCCGCCGCCGCCCGTAA